Proteins encoded together in one Ferroglobus placidus DSM 10642 window:
- the mmp11 gene encoding methanogenesis marker protein 11, translating into MVLMSREEVLKKYGGVEWISPYERIIAMHDGFHVELHEFHARGKCIGGAAWEIYHYPRVSNLVLKARREGARNIFVLKKGETTLRLVPGIAGAGVEKVEVVGDKVEVTYAGLAGGGIAATVCRGMAENVLGIEILEEGGGEKLGKAKLVLPAMEKVVIGVDDTDSKEGGATWALVNEIAYKLEKEGLGYYLLHTITQLYTKNPYKTTNCVSISVTFATQDSEKLVKAFEKELRKSTFSDETAMAVYKKILIDEELLKFGEKVKREMVEIEEAENVAERNGVELIEITGRRGVIGALAAVAYSDSPDEAVRVYA; encoded by the coding sequence ATGGTTTTGATGAGTAGAGAGGAGGTATTAAAAAAATATGGTGGTGTTGAGTGGATTTCTCCTTACGAGAGAATTATCGCCATGCACGACGGCTTTCACGTTGAGCTCCACGAGTTTCATGCGAGAGGAAAATGCATAGGCGGAGCTGCTTGGGAGATTTACCACTACCCGAGAGTGAGCAACCTCGTTCTAAAAGCGAGGAGAGAAGGAGCGAGGAACATTTTCGTTTTGAAAAAGGGAGAAACGACTTTGAGGCTCGTGCCGGGGATTGCCGGAGCTGGTGTTGAAAAAGTCGAAGTTGTTGGTGATAAAGTCGAGGTAACTTACGCCGGTCTTGCCGGAGGAGGCATAGCTGCGACAGTTTGCAGGGGCATGGCTGAAAACGTGTTGGGAATTGAAATTCTCGAAGAGGGAGGAGGAGAGAAACTTGGAAAGGCTAAACTCGTTCTTCCGGCAATGGAGAAGGTTGTGATAGGCGTCGATGATACGGACAGCAAGGAAGGAGGGGCAACTTGGGCACTCGTTAACGAAATCGCCTACAAACTTGAAAAAGAAGGACTTGGATACTACCTCCTTCACACGATCACTCAGCTGTACACGAAAAATCCATACAAAACTACGAACTGCGTATCCATTTCAGTAACTTTCGCAACGCAAGATTCGGAAAAGCTCGTGAAAGCGTTTGAAAAAGAGCTTAGAAAGAGCACTTTCAGCGACGAAACGGCTATGGCGGTTTACAAAAAAATTTTGATCGACGAAGAGCTGTTAAAATTCGGGGAGAAGGTAAAGAGGGAGATGGTGGAAATCGAGGAGGCTGAAAATGTTGCGGAGAGAAACGGGGTTGAGTTGATAGAAATTACCGGGAGGAGAGGTGTAATAGGTGCTCTGGCAGCTGTGGCTTACAGCGACTCTCCGGATGAGGCTGTGAGGGTTTATGCTTGA